From the genome of Prevotella herbatica, one region includes:
- a CDS encoding GatB/YqeY domain-containing protein, which translates to MYNSEINKMIMTSMKSGEKEKAAVYRLLKSEFLKFTTAKNAKPLDDAAEIQIIRKMVKERQESEKIYLTNNRQDLADNEKAEYLILETLLPQAPSNDEIDAFIKSSYPDGIEQKQMGTVIKEVKEKWSSADGKVVSDLVRSHITK; encoded by the coding sequence ATGTATAACAGTGAAATTAACAAGATGATCATGACTTCAATGAAGTCTGGTGAAAAAGAGAAGGCTGCAGTTTACCGCCTTCTTAAGAGTGAGTTTCTAAAGTTCACAACCGCGAAAAACGCAAAACCTCTAGACGATGCCGCAGAGATTCAGATTATACGCAAAATGGTGAAGGAACGCCAGGAAAGCGAAAAGATATATCTGACTAACAACCGCCAAGATCTTGCCGACAATGAAAAGGCTGAATACCTCATTTTAGAGACCCTGCTTCCTCAGGCTCCTTCAAATGACGAAATAGATGCTTTCATCAAATCTTCATATCCTGACGGAATTGAACAGAAGCAGATGGGTACTGTGATAAAGGAAGTAAAGGAGAAATGGAGTTCTGCTGACGGAAAGGTTGTTTCTGATCTTGTACGTTCACACATAACAAAATAA
- a CDS encoding ABC transporter codes for MIWLITNNSFIAIVESIMKENTQGTLEQLYLNARSFYSLLIIKGVAVSILSIIESMVTLSLCLLFVPNVKFSMMLQWIYVLPLLFIAIFSLIGIGITCASFALKYKNISNFYSMVSSILFGILTYGAIFLNKKLILTILFPFAKANATIQLFLRGKAPISVNAYIIIIINDLLMMALGYVVLKYYLKESKKAGSLSKF; via the coding sequence ATGATTTGGCTGATTACCAATAATAGTTTCATCGCCATTGTAGAATCTATTATGAAGGAAAACACTCAAGGTACTTTGGAACAGTTATATCTTAATGCGCGTTCCTTCTATAGCCTACTAATAATAAAGGGAGTTGCCGTAAGTATATTATCTATTATAGAATCAATGGTTACTTTATCTTTATGTTTATTGTTTGTGCCAAATGTGAAATTTAGTATGATGTTACAATGGATTTACGTTTTGCCATTGCTCTTTATCGCAATATTCTCACTTATCGGCATTGGCATTACTTGTGCCTCGTTTGCCTTGAAATACAAAAATATCTCAAACTTCTATAGCATGGTGTCGTCCATACTTTTTGGTATTCTTACTTATGGTGCTATTTTCTTAAACAAGAAACTGATATTGACGATACTCTTTCCCTTTGCTAAGGCTAATGCTACTATCCAATTATTCTTAAGAGGAAAAGCCCCAATCAGTGTAAATGCCTATATCATCATAATTATCAACGACTTGCTCATGATGGCATTAGGTTATGTTGTTTTGAAATACTACCTGAAAGAATCCAAGAAGGCTGGCTCCTTGTCTAAATTCTGA
- a CDS encoding glycoside hydrolase family 31 protein: MKVIMCLLCIWVTNLNLFAQKKVLPNVAYQDGKVRITIITEGVARLEYVPDGKFVDNNSFIAVNRNYPKVDYKLKNSGKMIEICTSKMILKYKKNTGKFTADNLSITSVKGKGFVPFAWKPGLTDYGNLKGTYRTLDSYKGNLHLGDNKPMPIEDGLLSTSGWKLIDDSKSYLFDHSDWPWVMERPEKGQTQDWYFMAYGHNYKSALKDFTLFSGKVPLPPRYAFGYWWSRYWSYSDDEIRSLVNNFHAYDIPLDVLVVDMDWHYTEPGKGGWTGYTWNRRLFPDPDGFLKYIKNNNLKITLNLHPADGVASYETHFPEMAQWMGVDTTKTKVIPWEASNKKFMEGWFNTQLRPLEKAGVDFWWLDWQQWPNDKKFTDLSNTWWLNYTLFTDMQRNRDTRPMLYHRWGGLGNHRYQIGFSGDSFISWESLDYQPYYNMTASNVLYGYWSHDIGGHMGVDNINPELYIRWFQFGALSPILRTHSTKNAGLNKEPWAFAQQYIDIIRNTVQKRYEMVPYIYAMARKDYNDAISLCRPMYYDYPENKEAYTNRNEYMFGDNVLVYPITSPMKNGKSTLNVWLPAGNDWYEWHTGTLLKGGQTIERTFRLDEYPIYVKAGSVLPFYNKEVKNLKSNDETIEVTVFPGMNGSFNMYEDNGNDKNYATQYTITKLTSEKVGNTLTVNIGERKGLYPDMPSNRNFKVKVLASAVPEKVTVDGMEIKPVYDGNELTLSIDIPQKDCSIAKVIKVTYPSGASDVTDGLLGQMRHVRNAVLNLKRQDAGVVLNEGIGSMESTGIAISYYPNEFEKRIETFRKNFANMRELLKEQKTDEQRTEDFLNIAK; encoded by the coding sequence ATGAAAGTAATCATGTGTTTATTGTGTATATGGGTGACAAATCTAAATTTGTTTGCCCAAAAGAAGGTGTTACCAAACGTAGCTTATCAAGATGGTAAAGTCCGAATTACAATAATCACTGAAGGAGTAGCACGTCTGGAGTACGTTCCTGATGGTAAATTTGTAGATAATAATTCGTTTATTGCAGTCAACCGTAACTATCCTAAGGTAGACTACAAATTGAAGAATAGTGGTAAAATGATAGAGATTTGTACGTCCAAAATGATTTTAAAATATAAAAAGAATACGGGCAAATTTACAGCAGACAATCTATCAATCACTTCTGTAAAGGGAAAAGGATTTGTACCTTTTGCCTGGAAACCGGGCTTGACGGACTACGGTAATCTGAAAGGAACTTATCGGACTTTGGACAGCTATAAAGGTAATCTGCATTTGGGGGATAACAAACCCATGCCCATTGAAGATGGCTTGCTCTCTACCAGTGGATGGAAATTGATTGACGATTCTAAAAGCTATCTGTTTGATCATAGCGACTGGCCTTGGGTTATGGAACGTCCAGAGAAGGGACAAACGCAAGACTGGTATTTTATGGCTTACGGTCATAATTATAAATCTGCTTTAAAAGATTTTACTCTATTCTCTGGCAAGGTACCATTGCCTCCTCGTTATGCTTTCGGTTACTGGTGGTCACGCTATTGGAGCTATTCTGATGATGAAATTCGAAGCCTAGTAAACAACTTTCATGCATATGATATTCCTTTGGATGTGCTTGTTGTTGATATGGATTGGCATTATACAGAACCCGGTAAAGGAGGATGGACTGGTTATACATGGAATCGGCGTTTATTCCCAGATCCAGATGGCTTTTTGAAATATATAAAGAACAATAATCTGAAGATAACATTAAATTTGCACCCTGCAGATGGTGTTGCTTCTTACGAAACTCATTTCCCAGAGATGGCTCAATGGATGGGTGTAGATACTACTAAGACAAAGGTGATTCCTTGGGAAGCATCTAATAAAAAATTTATGGAAGGGTGGTTTAATACTCAGCTTCGTCCTTTAGAAAAAGCAGGAGTCGATTTCTGGTGGCTTGACTGGCAACAATGGCCCAACGACAAAAAGTTTACAGACCTGAGTAATACATGGTGGCTAAATTATACTCTTTTCACAGATATGCAACGCAATCGTGATACTCGCCCCATGCTTTATCACCGTTGGGGAGGACTTGGTAACCATCGTTATCAGATAGGTTTCTCGGGAGATTCCTTTATCTCATGGGAGAGTCTTGATTACCAACCTTATTATAATATGACGGCTTCTAATGTGCTTTATGGTTATTGGAGTCATGATATAGGTGGTCATATGGGGGTTGACAATATTAATCCTGAACTGTATATTCGTTGGTTCCAGTTTGGAGCGTTGAGCCCTATTCTTCGTACTCATTCAACAAAAAATGCGGGACTAAATAAGGAACCTTGGGCTTTTGCTCAGCAATATATAGATATTATTCGCAATACTGTTCAGAAACGTTATGAAATGGTTCCTTATATCTATGCGATGGCTCGTAAAGATTATAATGATGCTATCTCACTTTGTCGCCCCATGTATTATGATTATCCGGAAAACAAAGAAGCCTATACTAATCGTAACGAATATATGTTTGGTGACAATGTATTGGTTTATCCAATTACATCACCTATGAAGAATGGTAAGTCTACTTTGAATGTATGGCTTCCAGCCGGTAACGATTGGTATGAATGGCATACAGGAACATTATTGAAAGGTGGACAGACAATAGAACGTACTTTCCGTTTAGACGAGTATCCTATTTATGTAAAAGCCGGTTCTGTTTTGCCATTCTATAATAAAGAAGTAAAAAATTTGAAAAGTAATGATGAAACGATTGAAGTAACGGTATTCCCTGGTATGAATGGTAGCTTCAATATGTATGAAGACAATGGTAACGATAAGAATTATGCCACTCAATATACAATAACAAAGTTGACGTCTGAGAAAGTTGGTAATACACTAACTGTCAATATTGGCGAGCGTAAGGGTCTTTATCCAGATATGCCTTCTAATCGTAATTTTAAGGTAAAAGTATTGGCTTCAGCGGTACCAGAAAAAGTAACGGTTGATGGAATGGAAATAAAACCGGTATATGATGGTAATGAATTGACACTTTCAATAGATATCCCTCAAAAGGATTGTAGCATCGCTAAGGTTATTAAGGTTACTTATCCTTCCGGAGCCTCAGATGTTACCGATGGATTGTTAGGGCAGATGCGTCATGTAAGGAATGCTGTTCTAAACTTGAAACGTCAGGATGCAGGAGTTGTTCTTAATGAAGGAATTGGTTCTATGGAATCTACTGGTATTGCTATCAGCTACTATCCTAATGAGTTTGAAAAACGTATAGAAACCTTCCGCAAGAACTTTGCCAATATGAGAGAATTATTAAAAGAACAAAAGACTGATGAGCAAAGAACTGAAGATTTCTTGAATATAGCAAAGTAA